A region of Vigna radiata var. radiata cultivar VC1973A chromosome 6, Vradiata_ver6, whole genome shotgun sequence DNA encodes the following proteins:
- the LOC106765353 gene encoding uncharacterized membrane protein At1g75140 has product MASLEKGKFFIFLLLLFSSSLHVSSTPSDHKSCSVESKLDPDSCQEPVPEPPQTTNHLNQQVFLDKLEELVRNLSDLVARLESKLPDPAQEKGRSPQGKGGDDGDGGTISSSKRVEDGEFEGKIRDGERAKGMSVTKYTPFWSERFQFASAVKLDSEVTCINVLPFRDHEGLSKYVAVSDERGRVYVFLRNGDVLVEFDTSVESSVTAMVSYTSVYKNESFVVTGHENGEILLHRVWEGGSSGEDYSSLFMENVGKFVSPENREEGRRVTLLEVHYVGRMKYILSADTSGKIKVFKENGSLYGSVMASSRPLAFLKQRLMFLTETGAGSLDLRGMKIRESECEGLNHSVARTYVFDAMERSKAYGFTSDGEMIYVLLLGDVMNFKCRVRYKKKFDMDEPLALQAIKGYLLIVNPEKVYVYNVSSPHYVRVGVPRLVFSPSLDELRSSFLNSPIPGLDAETKVIPLIGTDREKLVIVGLGGGYVGMYHSNLPIFKGEFNTMLWTSPVLFFVLFLFGAWHFFAKKKEALTSWGPDDPFTSTSATTNAPLASASADRSFGDSSSRTTEVMDLRGGALRAPPRRYGSPSRYPGAAAAASAATSYRLGASTDHNARPASVDPDFRGASELKYRATTMDPPGFPKRRDGMFVSNQVVNERS; this is encoded by the coding sequence ATGGCGTCCTTGGAAAAAGGCAAGTTTTTTATCTTCCTTTTGCTCttattttcctcttctcttcatGTTTCCAGCACCCCTTCAGACCACAAATCATGTTCAGTAGAATCGAAGCTGGACCCCGATTCATGTCAGGAACCTGTTCCTGAACCGCCCCAAACAACTAATCATTTGAATCAGCAAGTTTTTTTGGATAAACTTGAGGAATTAGTGAGAAATCTCAGTGATTTAGTTGCAAGGTTAGAATCAAAGCTACCTGACCCGGCTCAAGAAAAGGGCAGGTCACCTCAAGGAAAGGGTGGTGATGACGGTGACGGTGGTACAATATCAAGCAGTAAGCGAGTTGAAGATGGGGAATTTGAGGGAAAAATCCGTGATGGGGAGAGAGCAAAGGGAATGTCTGTAACAAAGTACACACCCTTTTGGTCTGAGAGGTTCCAGTTTGCATCTGCTGTGAAGTTGGATTCTGAGGTCACTTGTATAAATGTTTTGCCTTTTAGGGATCACGAGGGGCTGAGTAAGTATGTGGCAGTTAGTGATGAGAGGGGTAGAGTGTATGTATTCTTGAGGAATGGAGATGTGTTGGTTGAGTTTGATACCTCGGTGGAGTCCTCTGTTACTGCAATGGTTTCGTATACTTCGGTTTATAAGAATGAGAGTTTTGTAGTAACTGGTCATGAAAACGGGGAAATTTTGTTGCACAGAGTTTGGGAGGGAGGGTCTAGTGGAGAGGATTATAGTTCTCTTTTCATGGAGAATGTTGGTAAGTTTGTGTCACCTGAAAACCGTGAAGAAGGTAGGCGTGTGACTCTCTTGGAAGTTCATTATGTGGGAAGAATGAAGTACATACTGTCTGCTGATACAAGTGGGAAGATCAAGGTTTTTAAGGAAAACGGTTCCTTGTATGGTTCTGTCATGGCTTCTAGTAGGCCACTGGCTTTCTTAAAGCAAAGGCTTATGTTCTTGACAGAAACTGGGGCAGGTTCATTGGATCTAAGGGGTATGAAAATCAGGGAATCTGAATGTGAAGGGTTGAACCATTCTGTTGCTAGAACATACGTTTTTGATGCCATGGAGCGTTCCAAAGCTTATGGCTTTACCTCAGATGGGGAAATGATTTATGTGTTGTTGCTTGGAGATGTGATGAACTTCAAATGCAGGGTGAGATACAAGAAAAAGTTTGACATGGATGAGCCTCTTGCTCTGCAGGCAATCAAAGGGTATCTGCTGATTGTTAACCCGGAGAAGGTTTATGTGTACAATGTTTCATCTCCACACTATGTGAGAGTTGGTGTGCCTAGGCTTGTTTTCTCTCCAAGTCTTGATGAGCTCAGATCATCATTCTTGAATAGTCCAATCCCGGGTTTGGATGCTGAAACAAAAGTGATACCTTTGATAGGCACTGACCGGGAAAAACTTGTCATTGTTGGACTTGGAGGTGGCTATGTTGGAATGTATCATTCTAATCTACCTATCTTCAAAGGGGAATTCAACACCATGCTATGGACTAGTCCTGTGTTGTTCTTTGTACTATTCTTGTTTGGTGCTTGGCACTTTTTCGCCAAGAAGAAGGAAGCACTTACATCATGGGGACCAGATGACCCTTTCACTTCCACTTCAGCCACCACCAATGCACCTTTGGCGTCTGCATCTGCAGACAGATCTTTTGGAGATTCTAGCTCAAGAACCACTGAAGTCATGGATCTTAGAGGTGGAGCTCTCAGAGCTCCTCCAAGAAGGTATGGCTCTCCTTCAAGGTATCCTggtgctgctgctgctgcttctGCTGCAACTTCCTATAGACTTGGTGCTTCCACAGATCACAATGCTAGGCCAGCCTCGGTTGATCCAGATTTTCGTGGAGCCTCTGAGCTGAAATATAGGGCCACCACCATGGATCCTCCGGGTTTTCCCAAGAGAAGAGATGGCATGTTTGTATCAAACCAAGTTGTAAATGAGCGCAGTTGA